The sequence below is a genomic window from Paenibacillus sp. DCT19.
GTTCTTTTCCTTGTCGATCAAAATGCGTTTGGATACCGCTGCAGAGATTTGCTTATTGCCAAAATCGTCTGGATTGTTACTCACAGGCACTGGCAAGAAGCCATACTGTCCGTCTGCTGTGTCAAAGCTGTCGATCTGTGGCCATGCCCAGTTCCCTTGGAACCAGATACCGACCTCGCCTTTTCCTAACACTTCAGGTCCACGCTCATATGTACCGGAGAGTGGAGAAGCTTTGTCGATATTGTTGGCTTTCATAAGATCAAACGTATCCATCAGGCCGTTAAAGACCGCATTGGAAGCCAAGTCCACTGTACCCGCTTTCAAATCAAGAATGAATTGATCGACTTTGGCACGATCCGGCGACTGTCCACCATAAGCAAGTGCAAGGTAGTGCGCTCCAAGCGACCAATCCATTGGTGAAACAATGAGAGGTGATTTGCCGGTCGCTGCAATTTTCTGGAACAGCTCATTAAGCTGTGCAGTTGTTTGTACCGTTTGTGGGTCAAATGTGCCGCCTACAGCCTCATCCAACACTTTCTGGTTGTAGATGAAACCATATCCCTCAATGGAGAGTGGAAAGGCATAGTTTTTGCCATCAAATGTCGTTGCTGCTGTGCTGTTCTCAACGGCATCCTTCATCCATTTTTCAGAGGTAAGATCCAGAACACGGTCCTTAAATTTCTCTACATCCCCTGTATCCAGCATCATCATCGTTGTTGGATTGCCGGAAGCGTATAAAGCGGATGCTTTCTCGAATGGCGACTGTCCGTTACCTACAGGTACAATCTCCACCGTAATGTTAGGGTTATCTGTCTGAAAGTCTTTTGCCGCCTGCTCTAGCTGGCTATTTATCTCTGTCTTAGAATTCAAAAACGTAATCTTCACGTTGTCACCAGATCCACTGGATGCATCTGTTCCCGATCCTGATTGTGTACCGCCACATGCCGAAAGAATGACCACCATAACTAGTGATAATATGGATAACTTCGCCCATTTCCGCTCTCTTCTCATCTGTTATTCCCCCCGTTTATGAGTATGCATGAAAGAAACCGCTTACAGGACTGATTATAATGTCAAAGGTTTGACATGTCAATCGTTTGACATAAATAAAAAAACGACCCGATCAGGTCGTCTCTCTCTCCACCAGGGTCACTGGCAAAATGTTCTCGATCGTCATTTCTTCTTCTGCAATTTGACGACGAATCAGCTCCACCGCAAGTTCAGCCATGCGTTCCACAGGTTGCCTAATCGTCGTAATGCCTGGCAGCACATAACTCGCCGCACGAATGTCATCATATCCAATGATAGAAATATCCTCTGGAACTTTGCGCCCACGAGCAATAATTTGTTTTAGCGCATGAATTGCAATCAGGTCACTAGTCACAAACAAACCGTCTACTTCAGGATGCTCCACCAGTAATTGTTCAACCAATTCCGTATATTGCTCCTGACTGAACACGTTCAGATTCGTTTCATGTGTAGCGATTGGTTTGATGCCGTGTGCCTCCAGCTTGTCCACAAATCCTGCTGTTCTACGATTGGAGAGCATCTGCAATCCTAGATTACCGCAGATATGAGCCACCTTCCTTCTGCCTTTTGCAAGAAGTAATTCAGCAGCCATAACCCCTCCCTGATAATTATCGGAGGAAATAAACGGAATATCCGTACCAATCTGACGGTCAAAGGTAACAATAGGCGAATGCAGATTCATATACTCGTCTACTTCAAGTGTATGGCTACCCATAATAATGCCATCTACCCGGTTTCCTTTAAGCATTTCCACATACTCTCGCTCTTTGGAGGGCTCCATATGGGAGTTACATAGCATAATCTTGAACCCATGCTGATACGCATAATACTCAATATAATTGGCCATCTCACCAAAAAACGGATGGGATACATCAGGAATAATTAAACCGATGACATTGGACTGTTTACGCAAAAGAGAACGGGCAATCTCATTTGGGCGATAATTCAATTCACTCATCGTCTGATACACTTTATCCCGGGTTTTCTGACTGATATAACCCCGGTTATTTAATACACGCGAGACGGTAGTTACGGACACTCCTGCTCTGAGTGCAACATCATGAATTGTTGCCATAACAACCTCTTTTCCTACAACTTTATTAAGTTCATTAATATCATTAAATAGTATAAACACATTTCGCGCCCTGAACCAATGACTGCTACACCCGCATTATTTCACTTCAACATTCTTTCTCGGCATACTGTGCATGGACCCATGTGTTACATGAGCTTGAACTACATAGGAGCCGTGCTCTTCAAATGTATACTCTACCTCGTAGATGCCATCTTCCACTTCGCTAGCCGTCAAAGCCCCTTGTTCCTCCAGCTTCTCAACGGTCATATAACCTTCTTCAGGTGACACCTGAGCAGGCTCATTAAGTTTGTTCCAGATCTGGAACTGCACTTGATCCGCATCGCTAACTGGTGCATCGCCCTGTGTAAGCTTCAGCTGTAATGACACAGGCTCATTAGGTGATGCCTGTTCCGGAACCATAAGCTGTACTTTGATCATGACTGGCATCTCGCCCGATGCATTCTGCTCCTGATAAGAGCAACCCGCGGTCAGTATAATTAACATGATAAAAGACATACACCTCAGAAAACGTCCGCTCATTAACTATCTACCCTTTCTTAACAGAGGTTGTTCAAAAGGTTCCTTTTGAACACACACTTACAAAGAAGATTTGGATGCTTTGCCAATGCCCCATAGCGCTACAATAATGATAATAAAGGCGATCAGAGCGAGCAATGGAATCGTAATGAAGCCGAACCAATTCAGATAATCGGTGTAACAAGGAACCTTACCACAAGCCACGGCATTGCCCGTAGCCGAGAAGATACGCTGAATCGTAACGTGATATAACGATATTCCGCCACCAACAAAGCTAAGCGGCAGTACATATTTGGCAATGCCCACATCGTCCTTGAAGTAAGCAATGCCGAGCACAATCGTTAGCGGATACATGAAAATGCGCTGGAACCAACACAGATCGCAAGGAATGTACCCCTTAATTTCACTAAAATATAAACTGCCTCCTGTCGCAATGACAGAAACGGCCCAAGCAATAAATAACCGCGTGTCCACATTTCTCGCCGAACGCTCCGGTTTGGAAGATGTACTCATTCCACTGTCCCCTTTGAATTTGCTCATACTAAATAGATCATACATCATTGTAGGCTACATCGGCTATCCAAGCTGTTATGTAAGTCATTACTTGATGATTATACCAAATATTTGAATTTATTTGGATTTATTCGTGGTCACATTGAATATGTCCATCCTACTCCATAGTTTATCATCGAAACGAAATTGGTATATAACAAAGCTGCCCACTACATCCCAAAGCAGCATGTAGTGGGCAGCACAATAATATTAGATGATGATTACCAGCTAAGTTCTTGTATTCACTTTTCAGAATTACATGGATTTGGTCAGTGTAATGGAACCGTCTTTTTGTGCCCATTTCACATCCCAGTTCAGCAACTCAGCAATGAAGCGCAGTGGTACTTGCGTACGACCATCTTTGTTGACAAATACAGTGGACCCTACGTTTTTCTTCACACCATTAACTTCCATCACATTGTTGTTCACCCAGAATTCGAGCGTATCGTTGCCAGCCATGACCGTGACTTGCTGTGCTTTTTTATCCCATTTCACGGTTGCACCAATACCTTCACTCAGGAAACGCAGTGGAATGTAGGTTGTGTTTTTCCAAAGTACTGGAGTTGTATCCATATTGGTTGTTTTGTCGTTAATTTTCAGCATTTTGCTGTTCACTTGCATCCATACCGTTGTCATATCTGGAGCTGGTGCAGGCGTTGTTGGGGCTGCTGGCTCTTGGAACTTATCGTTGAATTGAGTCACAATCGCGTTACCCAACGCTTGACCTACACCGAACATCACTTTGAAGCCTTCACGATTCGTGGTGTAAGAAGCATCATAATTGCCTGCTGCATATTGGTCGAGGACTTTTTGCACTTGATCTTCATGAGTTGTTAGAGCCTGTTGTGCTGCTGCTTTTGGCAGATTACCGGCTGTTGCAGAATCCAGGAATGATGCGAACTCGGTTGTGAATCCATCAATACGTTTCTGTACGGCTGCACGAGCCGTCGCATCGTTGTTTTTAACGGCTTTTACATAATCACTCTGTGCATTAACATGGTTGGTTACCCAAATTTTCTCGAACGCGTTGGCACCATCGTTTCCGTAAATGGAAGCAATGGCTGCTTTGAAATCAGCGGTGTTTCCAGCTTCAGATGTAACCAGTGCGTTGGAAGCTGCTGTGCGTCCATCGTATTCTTCCTGCATTTGCAGAGCAGAGAGCGCAAAGTGTTCGGATGCCAAGTGGTTGAGTGCAGATCTCAGATCAGCTGCTTTTGTATCCGCTTTGGTGTTATTGAATTTCTCAGGCATTTGGGTCGTGATGGCAGTGGAAAGTGCTTTACTTACATCAAACATCTCCTTGAACCCTTCACGATATGCTTTATAGGCATCGCTATAATCTCCAGCTACGTATTCATCAAATACTTTTTGCACGAGATCTTCATGAACTTGCAAAGCCTGTTTGGCTGCTGCCTTTGGCAATTTACCTTCAGTCGCTGTACTGAGGAATGTAGAGAATTCATCCACAAAACCGTTGATGTTTGCTTGAGCTTGCTTGATGCCAGCTTGGTTACCCATTTTGGTTGCCTTCACCAGGTCATCGGTGTATTTGTTATGTGCACGGAAGATACGTTCGAATTCCTTCGCACCAGCATCACCATATAGGGAAGCGATCGCTGGCTGCATATCCAATGCATTCTGATCTAATGCTTTGTATGCTGCATCGGCATCCTTTGCTCCATCATAGGCTTTGGCCATCGCGGTTACGGCGAGTGCAAAGTGTTCAGACAATAGGTGATCCAGGTTCGCTCTAAGGTCAGCGGCAGGTGTATTCACCGATGCTTTCATCATTGTCATTGGTGTCTGTGGTGCGGGAGCGGCTCCTGCAATCCCTGGCATCAACAGTGTCAAACTAAGTACAGGTGCGATAAACTTCTTCATTTTCATCTTCATCATGTATTCACTCCTAGTGTCGTTTTGGGTATCATTTCTTTCCTTGTCGTCATGTTCATAGGGTGTAACGTATGCATTGCAGATTCGGATCACTCCAAATTCAAAAAAAAATCGCAACCCCCATGAAAGAGAGTCGCGAAAGCCCGTCAGGACAAGGATTATTCAACCTTTTAAATTTGAAATTTTCTTTCCTAAAATCAATGATTAATCCAGGATAAGGGCACTCCCCCTTCCTTTTTTTGTATGATACAATGATGTCATATGGTAAATCGCCAATTATTGTAATTCATTAAATTAACAGAAAGGCGCCTTCAAATGATTTTGACTATTGCCATTATCTTCAGTCTCGTTGGATTACTTATGTTAATTGCTCCATCTGTTCTGTGGGTTATCACGGAAAAGTGGAAAACTTCTGACGCTACGGAACCTTCTGCTCTTTATAGATTTTCCGTTCGAATCGGTGGGGCTGCCTGTTTAGTTATTGCGGCTTATGCAACATACGTATTATTTGTATAACGACATATGTACTGATTCATATCTATTATTTCAAAAGGGAGGTCGAGCATACGTTGTTGCCTTATATCTTAGTTATTGCGATCGCTTTATTTGGTGGAATTGCTACGCTGGTTATTGGTAATTCGAAAGCGAATCAAACTAGCAATCCGGATTATGACCGCAAAACCAAGCAAAATCTGAGCCGGCTTTCGTATGTATATGTTTTTGCAATCGTGTTTGGCGTAGGTGGATTAATCCTTTATTTAGTGAACTAAATCTTTCTCAGCCAGCAATTGATTCTCTCTACCACTCTGAATTCAACTCATTACCATCTGACATTTACCGAGAAACGCTAGATTCCGCTCGACATAGGGAATTGTTGGAGCAATGATTCCCTTCTCTCTTATAATGGCTAGCAATCCACGAATAACCCATAGATGGATCTGTTCGTATAGAATCACCCGATTAACGTCGCGCCCTTCAGAGCGATATCCACGTTCCAATTGAACCATTCGCTCCTCCAGCTCGCACACTGTGATTGAGGAAGAACAAGTAGAAGACAGTATAGCTGCTAGATCAAAATGATGGTTCCCACTCCGTACTTCTCCGACATCAATGATATACATATCACTCTCCGTGAATAGCACATTCCACAGTCCAAGGTCCCCATGTATTACAGCCGTATGCGTCGATTGATACACGCTGCACTCCTCCACATGATCTGCCAATCGCCGTATTATCTCTGATGATGAATCCAGCACTTCCCACTTACCGCTTCCCATAATAAAGCTAGAGCAAACCGATCCTCCTGACCAAGTCTCGTCATATCCAGATGCATAATACGTTGATGGAAACGTGCAATCACTTCACCTAACTCAACATAATTCAGGCTTAGCGAGTGCTGTGGCACTACTTTATCAATATAAGTCTGAACATTATAAATCATATGCCCAAGGGTAATATAAGATAGACCTTCCTTTGTACACTGGATGCTTGGTGATAGTTTTGCAGGTGCCAGTGCCTGGTACACTTCATATTCGGCCAAAGCCTGTCGTTCATCCCTAAGCTGGCGCAACACATAGCTACCTGACGTGGTCTGCAGCAACATGGCCGTTGAACTTGTTCCTTGCTGCATCGTTGTGCAATTCATAATCTCCCCCATCACATACTGTGACGCTATATACCTCAGATCCATGTTGATCATATTCCCCTCTTCCTTTCGTTCATCGTTTTGTTTGCTCTCTCTTTAAGATCATCATAACCTTTCCCTCATCGTTAACCATGACGCATATGTTTACAAGTTGGAGATAATTCAGAATTATTCTGGATATGTTCGAGGTTTAATATAAAGCCATAAGGGACAGCGAGCCCACAAGATACCAACCAATTTTAACTCTAAGGAGAGATAGATGATGAAAAAAAACATGAAGAAATCCGTAGCAACGATGATGGTACTGGGAATGACGTTAACTGGTGCAACGGGAGTATTTGCAGGTACACAATTGGAGAAAATCTCCGCCTATCTTAACCACGGAATCAGCTTCAACGTCGATGGTGCCGCTTACTCACCTACAGATGGCAATGGTAACAAACTAGCTCCAATCACATATAACAATTCCACGTATCTGCCTGTACGCGCACTGGCTGATGCACTGCATGTACCCGTATCATATGACAGCCAAAAAGGACAAGTGATTATCGGTCAAGCGACTAACAATCCAACAGCTCTCACCAATGTAACGTATACTTCAGCGCAAAAAGAAGCGATCCAAAAAGCCTTTGCCCAATTTGACGGTTTCGAGACTGCTTATGCACCACAACAAATGACTACAGGCGACACGTTCAAAAGCGTAGGTGCTGGTGGCGACGGTGTCAGCTTTGTATTCAATCATATGAAGGTTGATATCTCACCAAGAGATTATTCAGACGGCTATTCTAGCAAAAATGTGAAACTGTCCAACGGAGTTACTGCTAAATGGTACACTCCAGACAAAACCGGTATGCTGACTTTCCAACTGGATGATCGTTACGTTACCATTAGCTCCCCAGACCACAAGCTGACGCAAGCGCAGTTGCAACAAGTTGCGGTCTCTGTTCAGAAAACCAACAGCAACAATGATCAAGGCATCACGGCCTTCGCAGATGTGAATTACACCAAGCAACAACAAGATAACATCCGTAAGGCATTTGCGAAGTTCGACGGATTCAAAACCGCGTATGCGCCGCAGCATATGGTTGCCGGAGATGCATTCAAGAGTTTAGGCGCTGGTGGTGATGGTGTAAACTTTGTATTCAATCGCATGAACGTAACAGTATCACCCAAAGACTATTCATTCAGCTATGATGGCAAAACGGTTAAATTACCAAATGGCGTATCTGCCAAGTGGTATACTCCTGATCAAACCGATCTACTGACCTTCCAACTGGATGATTGTTATGTAACGGTAAGCTCGCCGAACAACCAATTAACTCACGCTCAACTGGAGCAAATGGCAGTCTCTGTGCAGAAGCTGAAATAAGCTTGGGTTGATATTCGATACAAGGCTATCCTTTTCGAAATAGAATCATAGAAAGCCATACCCGTAGGAACGGATGATGTCCTTCTCGGGTATGGCTTCTGTTTTAGATTTAGGTTTTAGGTACAGTTGGTGCTACGTATATTCTGCCTTGTTACACCATCTAGAGCCAGACTAGGACTCAGCAACCTCTGTTAAACGGATCATTCTCCTGTAGTGCATACAATCCATCAGATCCTCCCAGTCCAGATCACTCGCATTGGCATCACGATAAAATACGGTAGCGGCGGGAAGAAAGCCCACTAATGGCCCCATACCTCCACAGATCATGGAGCCACCGTCTCCACCTTTTGGCTGCATCTCTCCATCGTCATCCAGCGTAAGTTCGTACGTATATGGATCACCGACAAATTGCACGCCAAAAAAGTTGGGTAGCTCCAGATCATAAGGTCTGTCAGACTGATCTACTAAGGCAGTTAGAGGTTCAGTGGAATCATCCATGGGGTCGTCCGCTTCCTGTAAGTCACCAAAGTGTTTTAATTTTAAGGTGTAATCGAAGCTGTCGCCCCAAGGAAATAACGTACGGCATCCGCCTCCATACAAATACTCCCACTCATCCTCAGTTAGCACACCAAACCCCGCTTCCGCTTCTTCCTCCAGTAGATCCTCAAGAGCCAAATCCTCATTGAACCAAAAGATCCGGATATCTTCACCCTGGCGAACTAAGCGAAACTGTTGGTATTGTTCGTATTCGTTCAGCTTACCGTGCCTGAACCCCTCCAACGCTGCTGCAAAATCAGTATCATCCTGCTCTACTGCCTCTTCTTCTGTCACTTCGGTCCAGCCAAGGGAATGAGTGCGGCACTCTACCAGCATCGGGGCAATCTCTACCTCCCTTACAGGCGACATCTGATCGCTCAGAAACGAGTCTACATCCTCTACGCCATACTCACTCACCGTTTCAAGCATGTCGGCAGACGTTTCTTCGTTCATCCCCTCCTGCCAGCCATCCCAACCAAGCGTTACCCGATCTCCTGGCACAAATACAAACTGTTGCCCACCACAGACGAATACACCGGTCTCTGTTCGCTGACCGTAGCGTTCAAATGTCTGTAGACCTTCATATCTCATCTGCTCTGGTAGCTGACGAGCAATTGTGTGCATCCATTCCTCTTTCTCTAGAGCGGATAGACCTTCCCACACGCTTCGCTGTAACGATTCCATTCTCTCATCCTCCTTGGTTGGCAAGCTTAACCGTTTATTTCCCCGCAGCTTGCAACAGTTCAAGCAGTAACTCTTTGCGTCTTCCATCCGCCTTACGAGCCAGTGTGGCTAATTTCTCCACCTTGCCCCAGATTGGATACAGCACATGCTCAACCTCATAAGGCTTTAGACCGTTCATCTGCTGCACAAGCAGAGCC
It includes:
- a CDS encoding ABC transporter substrate-binding protein, producing the protein MRRERKWAKLSILSLVMVVILSACGGTQSGSGTDASSGSGDNVKITFLNSKTEINSQLEQAAKDFQTDNPNITVEIVPVGNGQSPFEKASALYASGNPTTMMMLDTGDVEKFKDRVLDLTSEKWMKDAVENSTAATTFDGKNYAFPLSIEGYGFIYNQKVLDEAVGGTFDPQTVQTTAQLNELFQKIAATGKSPLIVSPMDWSLGAHYLALAYGGQSPDRAKVDQFILDLKAGTVDLASNAVFNGLMDTFDLMKANNIDKASPLSGTYERGPEVLGKGEVGIWFQGNWAWPQIDSFDTADGQYGFLPVPVSNNPDDFGNKQISAAVSKRILIDKEKNTPAQQEAAKKFLDWIVYESKGQDFLVNQASIIPAFSNITLEPADPLGKSISDYIKAGNIEESMSTLPADHWSKLGASMQKYLADVIDRDALAKEIQSYWTNVK
- a CDS encoding LacI family DNA-binding transcriptional regulator; this encodes MATIHDVALRAGVSVTTVSRVLNNRGYISQKTRDKVYQTMSELNYRPNEIARSLLRKQSNVIGLIIPDVSHPFFGEMANYIEYYAYQHGFKIMLCNSHMEPSKEREYVEMLKGNRVDGIIMGSHTLEVDEYMNLHSPIVTFDRQIGTDIPFISSDNYQGGVMAAELLLAKGRRKVAHICGNLGLQMLSNRRTAGFVDKLEAHGIKPIATHETNLNVFSQEQYTELVEQLLVEHPEVDGLFVTSDLIAIHALKQIIARGRKVPEDISIIGYDDIRAASYVLPGITTIRQPVERMAELAVELIRRQIAEEEMTIENILPVTLVERETT
- a CDS encoding FixH family protein, which translates into the protein MLIILTAGCSYQEQNASGEMPVMIKVQLMVPEQASPNEPVSLQLKLTQGDAPVSDADQVQFQIWNKLNEPAQVSPEEGYMTVEKLEEQGALTASEVEDGIYEVEYTFEEHGSYVVQAHVTHGSMHSMPRKNVEVK
- a CDS encoding disulfide oxidoreductase, with protein sequence MSTSSKPERSARNVDTRLFIAWAVSVIATGGSLYFSEIKGYIPCDLCWFQRIFMYPLTIVLGIAYFKDDVGIAKYVLPLSFVGGGISLYHVTIQRIFSATGNAVACGKVPCYTDYLNWFGFITIPLLALIAFIIIIVALWGIGKASKSSL
- a CDS encoding copper amine oxidase N-terminal domain-containing protein encodes the protein MMKMKMKKFIAPVLSLTLLMPGIAGAAPAPQTPMTMMKASVNTPAADLRANLDHLLSEHFALAVTAMAKAYDGAKDADAAYKALDQNALDMQPAIASLYGDAGAKEFERIFRAHNKYTDDLVKATKMGNQAGIKQAQANINGFVDEFSTFLSTATEGKLPKAAAKQALQVHEDLVQKVFDEYVAGDYSDAYKAYREGFKEMFDVSKALSTAITTQMPEKFNNTKADTKAADLRSALNHLASEHFALSALQMQEEYDGRTAASNALVTSEAGNTADFKAAIASIYGNDGANAFEKIWVTNHVNAQSDYVKAVKNNDATARAAVQKRIDGFTTEFASFLDSATAGNLPKAAAQQALTTHEDQVQKVLDQYAAGNYDASYTTNREGFKVMFGVGQALGNAIVTQFNDKFQEPAAPTTPAPAPDMTTVWMQVNSKMLKINDKTTNMDTTPVLWKNTTYIPLRFLSEGIGATVKWDKKAQQVTVMAGNDTLEFWVNNNVMEVNGVKKNVGSTVFVNKDGRTQVPLRFIAELLNWDVKWAQKDGSITLTKSM
- a CDS encoding DUF6199 family natural product biosynthesis protein, producing the protein MILTIAIIFSLVGLLMLIAPSVLWVITEKWKTSDATEPSALYRFSVRIGGAACLVIAAYATYVLFV
- a CDS encoding phosphotransferase, yielding MYQSTHTAVIHGDLGLWNVLFTESDMYIIDVGEVRSGNHHFDLAAILSSTCSSSITVCELEERMVQLERGYRSEGRDVNRVILYEQIHLWVIRGLLAIIREKGIIAPTIPYVERNLAFLGKCQMVMS
- a CDS encoding phosphotransferase — translated: MINMDLRYIASQYVMGEIMNCTTMQQGTSSTAMLLQTTSGSYVLRQLRDERQALAEYEVYQALAPAKLSPSIQCTKEGLSYITLGHMIYNVQTYIDKVVPQHSLSLNYVELGEVIARFHQRIMHLDMTRLGQEDRFALALLWEAVSGKCWIHHQR
- a CDS encoding stalk domain-containing protein, producing the protein MMKKNMKKSVATMMVLGMTLTGATGVFAGTQLEKISAYLNHGISFNVDGAAYSPTDGNGNKLAPITYNNSTYLPVRALADALHVPVSYDSQKGQVIIGQATNNPTALTNVTYTSAQKEAIQKAFAQFDGFETAYAPQQMTTGDTFKSVGAGGDGVSFVFNHMKVDISPRDYSDGYSSKNVKLSNGVTAKWYTPDKTGMLTFQLDDRYVTISSPDHKLTQAQLQQVAVSVQKTNSNNDQGITAFADVNYTKQQQDNIRKAFAKFDGFKTAYAPQHMVAGDAFKSLGAGGDGVNFVFNRMNVTVSPKDYSFSYDGKTVKLPNGVSAKWYTPDQTDLLTFQLDDCYVTVSSPNNQLTHAQLEQMAVSVQKLK